The Lathyrus oleraceus cultivar Zhongwan6 chromosome 5, CAAS_Psat_ZW6_1.0, whole genome shotgun sequence genome includes the window AACATTTATTTCTTGTACCACATCAAAATATTTTCCCAGATCCTccaatttaattttttttcttgGATCAAATTTTAGCTTTCCAACTCAATATAGAATTTTTCATGGATATAACTTACGTACATGTACTCACCATACGGTGCGGTAGATAAACCAATGCTCGAGCTTTGGTTTTTTCTTCCAATTTTTTATCTTTCTAAAGCCATCTGAAACAATTATTAAACAACATATATAGAATGTGATATGTTAGATAATATGATCTAATTTGTTCATTTGCGAATTCCACCTACATTATAACAAAGTAACATCTAGGTGCATTGATTTCTTTGACAAAATTACATGCATATGCAATGGATATTTCTTCATAATCACAGTCACCTAGAGGTTCCTAACATACACACACACACCCTCATTTTTCATCCTAAAACATCTAATTCAAGTGTACATGCAAATAATCTTACTCTACCTTATGTCAACATGATGATGTAATAAAGTTTCACTAATATATTCTGAAATAAGAGAGTCTACATTATTTTTGCAGTAATGTTCATAATGCAGAAGAGTTAAATCATAATAAAGTAAAATGACATACCTGAGCAATCTCTGAACCGAATGATTTTCTCTAATGTGTGATAGAGTTTTTCGATTAAGGGAGAGGTGGAAAGAGTGGGAGAAAATGATCGGGATggttgatattaagtatgattGTGGTTCCCAATGTTCTATAATAGATCTCTCTTTAGGCGCATTGGTATGTACTTTTTGAGAGCTCGTGTTTTGTCTTTTGAGATTTCCTCTAGGCACGTTGGGTGATAAGTAGCATGGCCATTTTTGCACTTAGTGGTCCCACATTTTGTTTTCATTGGCAATCTACTTTCATCATTGTGTTTTGAAATAAATAACTAAATTAAAGACTACTTtaaagaaaattttaaaatatggctgggttgcctcccaacaagcgcttgtttaacgtcagTAGCTTGAAGATTGTCAATATTACATAATATCAATTACCTTACATCATACCTCACGATCTTTAACTTTTGATATTTACTTCACCTTTATCCATGTCCACGAGCATCCTTGTATTTTTCATGAATGATCTTCCTAAGATGGGAGGCATATTTGGGTTTGCCTTGATGTCTAATATCACAAAATCTGTAGGAAATGAGAACTTATCAATCTGTATCAGTACATCTTTGACATTTACCACTAGTTTCCTGAATGTTTTGTCAGCCAATTGCAATGTCGATGCAGTTAGCTCTATTTTCAATACCCATTCCTTTCTACCACCGATAATGGTATTATATTCACACTTGCACCTAAATAAATAAGTGCATTTCCAACCTTCATATTGCATATGAACACATATAACTACACTAGGGTCAACTTCTTTCCTAGGTAGATTTTGCTAATTATCTTTGTAGGCTTCATCCTACACTTCTTATTCTTCTTTTGGTCCTTCCACTACTACAAAATAGATATTTCGTAACATCAATTATACAATGGTCATAGTGTTAACTGTGGTAATAGTTTATTTCTGGGCGCTTTATTTTGGTATTTACTAAAGGACATGTCTCAACAGTCAAATGAAGCAACCATAGTGAAAGGTACACAAAGTGAAATGGTTTGAACCCCATCACCAACAATTAGCTATTTATCGTGATAAAAATGTGATTGACAATGTATATCACCACGGTTTTTATTACCAACCGTGATGAAAGGTCatacttatttatatataagaGAAATTATCTCTCGCTTCAGTACATAACAACCGTCTCTCTCAAAATAAAACCCTAATAACGATTTCACCTGTCTCTCTCCAAACGAAACCCTAACAACTCTGTCACTCATCTCTCTCATATGGAAACCCCAAAATGAAACCATGACATCAAATCTTAACCAATGGGTATTTACAGATTCACTTTCTTTATAGTTTTTTTTCAAAATCTATTTCAATAGCTTGTTTCTTGATGTATGACCTTTCTTCTTGTTTTGACTTGTAGGTAGGGATGCTTGTTTCAATAAAGAGGATGATGTTAAAGTTAACGTTGCAAACTTGTAGGTAGGAATGTTAATTTTGCTGCTCTAACTTTAGCTTCATCCTTATTTCATTATGAACACACCATTATGGGACATGTATGGTACCTTTCTAAAGCATTATATGACTTGATATGTTGCATTATTGTTTATGGTTTATTGTTGAtgttaatgtttgtttaaaacatgcatttattatatattatatagtTTGAGTGTTTTTTCAATCCCTTACCGAATATATAACTTTTCAAACGACATTAGAAAATTATGGAGCGATTGGTGCAGGCATATTCGGGGTAAACCACATCTGAGGCGGTAGGAGAAACCCGGTGGAACAGTCTGAGCAATATGAGTTGTCTGAGGATATTGCGCTCTGGCATGAGCATTGGGGGCCTGAGGTGCCCCTGTCTGCACGTGCTGGAGTGCAGGGTATGTCAGCATGGGCATGAAGGTTTCCCTAAGATAACCAAAAGGCAATACCGGGACTTGACTCGCGCTCGCAGCTTGAGCGGTCTGATTGGGGATCTGGAAGTGGAGGCGCGGGCCTCGGTAGTCTTCTTCAGCATCAGGGATGTCATCAGGAACCTGACCTTGGTTTTTATCCAGATCAATAGCAATGACCGGAGTAGTTTGAACAGTGGAGAGAGCCCACGGGAAACCAGTGTTTCCAGCAGTAGTAACGGCAGAGAGAGTCGGGTGAGGGAAGAAAGCTTCCCCACTGGCAAGACTGGCGGCTAGATATGGGGGCATTCCCTACGGGTAGGCAACAGCAAGCCTAGCAGATTCGATAGGGACCATCTGACGGTTCCCCGAGTTGGGCACAACAGTTTCCACCGGAGTGTCGACGGTAGTGCCAGCAGCAGCAATAGGAATGGTCACCCCAACAGCATGGGTGACGTTGGCAGCAATAGAGGCAGGGTTCCTCTGAGACTGGAGGATTTCAAGGATAGTCTCCATGTTCCCCCTAAAAAGGTTTATTTCACCTTGCACCTGGCAAAGGGACTCGCGAACAATAGCATTGTCGGCTTCGTATTCGGCCATGATCCTTATTTTGTTAGAACGTGTGTAGTATTGATGACGAGTCATCGTTGTTGCTGTGGAAAAATGGCGAGTGTAAGCATTTTTTTCTGGAGGACTTTGACAAATAAATGCATGGATGcatgtatgtatgcaaaatatTTGATATGTACATTTATTGCTTTTTCATTTATTTGTAAAGAAAAACAGTTCCAAGGAATCCGTGAGTTTGTTTATTTAACACAAGCAAATACAAAGCATAAAGAGAGACAATTTATGAAGCCAATAACCGAGAAACTCTTTTATTCAATGTTGAGAAAGCGGAATACAAGTATAACAAGGAAATGCCCATCGGGCTACAAAAGTATCACATTGGTCATCTCAGACCTCAACCTAGGGAATTACAAGCAACTAGAAGCAATCAGATAACAACTTTTCATAGTAAGTATGAGATTTGGGGGACAGGCAGGCGCCCCACTTTCCCAATATCGCACTCCCTTCAGGTAAGTCGTGATTTGATTCGCTTGGAACTTTGTTCACAGCTGTCTTCCCTCGATTTGAGAGGTCTTTAGAATGCTTGTCCACAACTATCTTCCAGGTTTTCATGTGATTGCCCCTTCAACTCTCGAATCTCGTCTAGTCTCTGGTTCAACTCGTACTGATTTTGGTGAAGGGTGACTTCTAGTTGTTTTGTGCGACTTTTCTCACCCTTCCAATCTTTCTTGCAAGCTTTTAGTAGACTTTGGAGTTTCTTGGTTTATTCCATGTGTTCAAGTTCCGCTTTGTTGGCTCGGTATTGAGCTTCGGCTAATTGCTTCTTTTTGGCTGTCAAACTGGCATAAGTCCCTTTGAGGGTGTCACCCACTTTAAGTCTTTTAAATACCTCTGCCTATACCTCATCATCTGCTTGACGAACTCGGTCTCTCTTCTGATTCAGATTGAACTTCAAGGTTTCTTTCTCCAAAGAGATCTTACCAAGCCTAGATTTAAGATCAACATTCTCTTTCTCTAAGGTCTTGATAACCTTCTTCAATTCGTCGACTTCAGAATTTGGAAGGTTATCTGCCTCAAGAGGCTGGATGTTCATGGACGGTTTGGGCGGGAACGGCAACAAAATCTCACTAACTCTGCTTTTGACCCAACTGGTGTAAGCTTCCTTGGCGATGTAATTCTTCTTACCCATCTCTGCTCTTCCTTGAGGATAAATCGATCCCTAAGCCTTGACAATATTCTTGATCAACTCTGGATCTTCAACCCCTTCATATAAGACAAAAACTTCTACACTCTTGAGATCAGGCTTGTCCACCATAGGGTATCCCAGTTGTCGTAGTGCTTACCTCGGGTTGTAGTTGATTTCTCcttttgtaccaagaagaggtacattaggaaaATCCCCACAGTGTAGGATGAGCTTGACACCATCATAAACTCAAGAATACCAAGGAATGTCTTCGGCTTTTAAGGACATGATCCGCTGGGACCAATTCAAGTTATCTTTGTTCTTAACAAATGGGCCTTTGTTGGGTAGATACAAAATAAACCATCTATACAGCAAAGGGGTATAGCAGACGATAGTTCCTTTCTTCTTCTGAGTCCTCACATGGATAGAGTAGTAAGTATCAGTGAGaagagtaggaatagggttccgAGTCAGAAAGATATGAATAGCATCCAAGTCTACGAATTCCTCCATATTTGGAAACAATACGATCATATAGATAAGTAAAGCTAGATTGGTGTTGAAGGTTGTCCAACTCCTAGCTTTGGTGAAGGCAATAACTTTGTCCGCTAGAAACTTAGAGGTGAAGCCATGAATTCCACCCTTTGGCTTCAGGTTCAGTTCTATTTCCTTTTTTCCCATGTGTAGAGCTTCAGCAAGGTCTTGATATTTAGGAAGTTCCTTAGTGCAAATGTAGGGCACTTGGTTCTTGATCCTAATACCCAGAATATGTGAGTACTCTTCCAATGTAGGGGCTAGCTGGTAATCATGGAAAGTAAAGCATCTCAATGGgggatcatagaattgcaccagAGTGTGCACATCAGTGATGTTGACTTCGGTGTTCAGAATACCCAAAAGGCTACCATAAGCTTCCTTGAAGTCATCTTTGTGTC containing:
- the LOC127082053 gene encoding uncharacterized protein LOC127082053, whose protein sequence is MNPERKNICNYKFVEPQLAVLRGLGARLDLGHKDDFKEAYGSLLGILNTEVNITDVHTLVQFYDPPLRCFTFHDYQLAPTLEEYSHILGIRIKNQVPYICTKELPKYQDLAEALHMGKKEIELNLKPKGGIHGFTSKFLADKVIAFTKARSWTTFNTNLALLIYMIVLFPNMEEFVDLDAIHIFLTRNPIPTLLTDTYYSIHVRTQKKKGTIVCYTPLLYRWFILYLPNKGPFVKNKDNLNWSQRIMSLKAEDIPWYS